The nucleotide sequence GTTAGTAATCCACAAAAAAGGAATAATATACctaatattttaaatgtaGATTATGTGAAAACAAAATTGAATCAAAAATTAACGGGAATTCAAAATACTTATGATGAAAGATATACAAACGCATTAGCATCTAGAATAGTTGAACGTGTTACTGATATATGTAGAGACGAAGATATactttaaataaattaatctgaatatatatttcattttgttttatttattgtatattttaGTATATTATCCATCCttttaagaatatatatatatatatatatatatatgtagtATATAATAGgatcatataataaagttttcataatattatataatataattgcttatatatccatttctataaaagaaattaaaattaaatatacttttataatttttgtttctttttcttttatagAAAAGGGATGTATGGATATGAAggtaatatatatatatatatatatatatatatatatgtatatatattgttgTTGTATGCATGTAtctatttatttattttaatataatattgttaatacataattgcatatatatatgttttttttcttttttctttttttttttatgattattatttatttcttcttttgATTAATTAAGTATATTTTTGGCATCAAGTTTAATTTGAATAAGAATATTTACatgaaattttttattataatgtttaatcattattatagaaaattttatatattcctttatGATGacaacaaaaatatattgtatgaattaattattcttattcaaattattaattaagaagtattcattatatatatatatatatatgtatatatatttatatatgtatatatatatatttatatatatttataaatatgtatctttatatttatacattatgttctatatatattctttaatttaattttattttataaatatatatatatatataatatttcgTGTTAATGTGTGcataaatgtatttattaatCAATCAACATATAAAGCATTTGAATAActcataaaaaaaaatattataacattaaaaaaaaaaaaaaaaattataaaataaaatgaaagTATAATAGAAAAGATTAACATGTTGTAATAGtattacattatattttctataaaataaaatttattataattagtcattttaaaatgttttttttttgtaaacCTGTTGaacttata is from Plasmodium gaboni strain SY75 chromosome Unknown, whole genome shotgun sequence and encodes:
- a CDS encoding gametocyte associated protein (GAP), which produces VSNPQKRNNIPNILNVDYVKTKLNQKLTGIQNTYDERYTNALASRIVERVTDICRDEDIL